Within the Rhizobium sp. BG4 genome, the region GCCAAGGCGCTCTTCGGTGTCCACCACTATGTCACGGCCAAGACAAACCTGCCGGCAGAGCTGATCCACCTCGTCTTTCTGCGCGTGTCCCAGATCAACGGCTGCGCCCACTGCATAGACATGCACAGCCGCGATCTGCGCAAGACGATGTCCATCGACAAGATCACGCTGGTTGCCGTGTGGGACGAGGTGCCTCACCTGTTCAGCGACAAGGAACGCGCCGCTCTCGCCTGGGCAGAGGAAGTGACAAATGTCAGCCAGACCCATGCGTCGGACGAGGCCTATGCTGCCGCTGCGGCCGCCTTCGACCCGAAGGACCTCGTCGATCTGACGATCGCGATCGCCGCTATGAACGCCTTCAACCGCCTCGGCGCGCCGTTTCGCCTTCCGGTGGCGGCAAAGGCCTGATTTGGCCCGCAGCACTCGGAAGAAAGTGGCCCGCCGGACTGCGCAAAGGTCCGGCAGGCTGCGCCGACTACAGCGGCGACGAGACCATCCGCGTCGCCATCTCCCAAAGACGGAAAGCGTTCTGTGCATCAACCGCGTATCTTGCTACTCCCTTGAACGGCAAGGCTCCGCGCTCGTCGACGACAGGGGCTTCCTGGCAGTCATCGAAATATTTGCCGGAAATTCCCTCCACAAGCGGCGACGCCGCAAGCAACACCGTCGTGGATGCCCCCTGCTCTATCGTCTTGCGCAGATGCTCGGGTGTGCGAAGGCCGCCAGTGTGCTTCTGGAGGCCGGTAGCGATCGCTCCGGGGTTGAGGGCGTTCGACGTGATTCCGTCGCATGCCCACGCCTGCCTGATACCAACGGACATCAGAATGCAGGCCGTCTTCGACTGCCCGTAGGCAAGCAGCGGATCGTAGGGAATGAAGCGGAAGTCTGGATCATCCCAGAATACCGGTGCAAACAGGTTACCCGTCGAGGCGACGGAAACGACGCGGGCGCCGTTCGCGCTGGCCAGATGCTTTCGCAGGCCAAGCGTCAACGCGAAATGCCCCAGATAGTTCGTGGCGAACTGCATCTCCCTCCCTTCCGCACTCCTCTGCAGTTCGGGAATGGCCATCACGCCCGCGTTGTTGATGAGGACGTGAAGGGGTTCGTCCCAGGACTCGGCAAATTCCTGCACGGAGGACAGATCGGAGAGGTCGAGGCGACGAACGCTTAGCCGAGCGGCGGGCATTGCCTGCCTCATCTCGGCGACAGCTCTCTCGGCCTCGTCCGGGCGGCGCGCCGCGATTGTTACAGCCGCGCCTGCCGCCGCGAGTGCGCGGCTCGTCTCCATCCCGATGCCCGCGGCGCCCCCGGTGACGATGACATTTCGTCCGGCAAGCTCGACGCCTTCCAGAACGTCAGCGGCGGTCGACGAGAACCCAAATGGGATGGATGAAGTCATGGTCCTACTCCTTCGAACATTCGACTTGCCCGAAAGATAAGCGCGTGGCATTCGTGAACTAGATGGCAGAGGTTACACGCAATGATGAGATAATTCGTACAGTCGGCTCGCTCCCGCCCGGCGAGCTCGCGGCCTTTCTTGCCGTTTCCGAGCACGGCGGCTTTCGTGCCGCCTCGCGAAGGCTCGGCCAGACGCCGTCGGCGCTGAGCCACGCGGTCGCCGGACTGGAGAGGCGTCTCAAGGTGAAGCTTTTTCACCGTTCGACCCGGAACGTATCGCTGACGGAACCGGGGCGGAGACTTGCGCAACGGCTTATGCCGGCGCTTTCGGAAATTGGCCTCGCGGTCGAGGAGCTGCACGAACAGAGCACCTCGTTGTCCGGGCTGATACGGATCAACTGCGACGCCAATGCCGCCGAGCAGGTCCTGATGCCACTTCTGACCCGCTTCATGAAGCTCCAGCCCACCATGCGCTTCGAAATCCGCTCCGAGGGGAGACTGGTCGATATCGCCGAAGGAGGATACGACTGTGGGGTCCGGGCGGCCGAACTTGTACCCGACGAGATGGTCGCGGTCGCTATCGGTCCAGACCAGCAGCACATCGTCGTGGCGTCGCCTGCCTATCTTGGTGGCGCGCCCGCCATCAAGATACCGTCGGACCTTTCGCTGCACCAGTGCGTCCAGCTTCGTATGGCGAACGGGTCGATCTATCGCTGGGAGTTCCAGCGCCGCGGCGAGGACGTCGTCGTGACAACGCCCGGCAATCTCGTCGTCGACCAGTCCAGACTTCTTTTGGCAGCGGCGTTGGACGGTATCGGTCTTGCATATGTGACGCGATGGATGGCGGCCGACGCTCTCGCCAACGGCAAGCTGCAGCAGGTGCTGGACGATTGGACACCGCCCTACCCGGGCCTTTGTCTCTACTACCCGCGGCACCGCCATCTCGGCTCGGGCATGCGCGCCTTCCTTAATTTCCTGAAGGCCGAAGGATCGTTACGAGCTGCGCCTTGACGACGACCCAAGCGGCACCATTCTCCCGGGCATGAAAGCTGTCGCCCCCTCCTCCCAACGCTCACTCAGATCGCTTCCCGAGATGCCAGAAAGCGTTGGCCGATCGCATGTCGGAGGTCACACTTGCGGGCAGTGCGGCCGGCTGGCGTCCCGAAGAGATAGCTGCCGCGCTCGTCGAATTGGCGGACAACGCCATGTTGGCAGTCCTCGCGACCCGAGACGTTGAACGCAATCTTGCCTTCTGAAGAAAGACTGATCATGTGCGGACGCTTTTCCTTCAAGCATGAATGGCCGGACTTCGTGGATCTTCACGATCTGCTCTGGGATGTCGAGCGCTGCCGCAACACGCGTGCGGGCCGCAACACCGCGCCGACGCGGCAGGTCCTTATGGTGTACAACGAAGCCAATGGACGCAGGTAGCCGATGAGGCTCGATACCGCGCCGGCGTTTCGAGAAGCTTTCAAGAGCCCGCGATGCGTCGACCGTTCCTTCGTCAAAGGCCGATGGAGGCATCAGGCACAGCAATTCATCGCCCCGTCGATGTCATCCGCAGATCACTTCCATGACCAGCATGGGCGGCCAACGTCACCGGCGCCGCAACCAAGCACTCCGAAAGGGAATTTTCAGGCTCGGGAGCGGCTACTGCACCTAAACTTTGTCCTCTTCGACGGCGCCGCTGCGCGCCGGATTTCCTTCTGCGAAACGATATGCCCCTGTAGTGGCTAAGGCCTCAGCGAGTTTCGCGGCGTCATAGGGTTTTGCCAAAACGATGGCACCTGTCTCACCGCGCACAGCCGTCGGATCCCCGGTGGCGAATACGATCGTCGTTGACGGGTTCAGAGCCCTGGCCTCAGCCGCCAGCTCTAATCCCGATGCGCCTGGTAGATTGAGGTCGGTCATGAGGATATCGACTTTCATCGTCTGCAGAGCCGCTTCGGCTTCCTCAGCACTTCCCGCCTCGACGACAATCAATCCGGCATCCTGCAGCATCTCGGCCGTATTGATGCGGATGAGCGCATCGTCCTCGACCAGCAATACAGTTATGCGTGCGACGTGTTCCGCAGTCACCGCCGCTGCGCTCTTGGCGGACGTCACCGGCGTGTCCAGTTGTGGCAGGGGCTCCGGCGGAAGTCCCGTTGACTTTTGATCTTTACGCTGAGCTTGATTGGCCAAAACATGCCGGAATTTCCGCGCAAGCGCCTCACGGGTATAGGGCTTCGACAACAGCTCGACCCCTGCATCGAGCTTACCGCCGTGAACAATCGAGTTTTCGGTGTAGCCAGACGTAAACAAGACAGCGATATTCGGCAGTCGTTCTTTCGCCTTGCGGGCGAGTTCGGGGCTTTTGAGCGTGCCTGGCATCACGACGTCAGTGAAAAGAATATCGATCGGAATGCCGCTATCGATCACCGTCAGCGCGCTCGATGCATCAACCGCCTTCAGCGTGCGATATCCGAGGTCGGTCAGCATCGCGATGACAGTCTCGCGGACCTGCGCGTCATCCTCGACGACAAGGACAGTTTCCGTGCCCCCGACGATCGGCCCATTATCGACGGCGACTTCGACATCTTCCGCCTCCATCGCGCGCGGCAAATAAAGCTTGATCGTCGTGCCGTGACCAACTTCCGAGTAGATTTTGACATGCCCGCCCGACTGCTTGACAAAGCCGTAGACCATCGACAGGCCGAGACCGGAGCCTTTGCCCTCTGCCTTCGTCGAGAAAAACGGCTCAAACACCTTCTCGATGATCTCAGGCGGCATGCCCGACCCAGTATCGGTCACCGCCATCATTACATATTGACCGGGGGTGACCTCGTCATGCGAGCGCGCATAGGCATCGTCAAGATGCGCATTCGACAGCTCGATGGTGAGTTTACCCCGTCCTTCCATGGCATCGCGTGCGTTGATCGCGAGATTAAGGAGAGCATTTTCGATCTGCGTCGGGTCGATGAAGGTATTCCAAAGCCCTCCTCCAACAACCGTCTCAACCTCAATGGCTTCGCCGATTGCGCGTCGGATCATATCATCCATGTCGCGGACGAACCGGCTGATGTTGACCACCTTAGGCTCTAGCGCCTGACGGCGCCCAAAGGCTAGGAGCTGGCTTGCCAGCTTGGAGCCACGCGATACGCCCGCCATGGCGTTTGCGATCTTCGACTCGGCGCGTTGGTTGCCGGTGACCTCCTTCGAGAGGAGTTGCAGATTGCCGCTCACGACCTGCAACAGGTTGTTAAAGTCATGCGCGACGCCGCCGGTCAGTTTCCCGACTGTTTCCATCTTCTGGGCCTGCGCCAGCTTTACTTCGGCCTGACGGCGCTCGGCGACTTCGGAGATAACCCGCGCCTCAAGATTTTCATTCAGCTGCTTGAGCTGCTCTTCGGCCCGTTCTCGGTGACGGACCTGGCGAGCAAGCACGTCCGCCTGATCGCGCAAAGTGGCCTCCGCCGCGCGCTGATGGGTGATATCGGTATGTACGCCCACCCATTCGACGATATCGCCATTTGAACTGATGATCGGCAAGGCCCGGATGGCGAACTGGCGCCAGGCGCCATCGTGTCGGCGGACGCGGTGCTCATGCACATACATGGATTTGGCTTCGACAGCCGCGTTCCAGGTCGCGACTGAGGCATCCATGTCATCCGGATGCACCGCTTGCGCCCAACCGAAACCTTGATATTGAGCAAAAGTCTGACCGGTGAGTGCTGCCCACCCCGGTTGTTCTCCGACCATTCTACCATCGGCACTATTGGTCCAGAGGACACCATGCACCGCGTTCATAGCCGTGCGAAAGCGGCTATTGCTCATTTCCAGCTCGGCTTCGCGCACAGCACGATCTTCGATATCGATGCCAAGGATGTAGACGCCCGGTACTGACCCGTCGGCCTCGACATGGGGTACGTAACGGATCTCGAGACGACGCGGCGCGCCGCCGTTGACCGGCATGTCGGCCTCGCCTGTCACGACTTCACCAGCCAATGCGCGATCAATGTCAGGCCGCCGGTTTTCGTACGGCCCCTGGCCAATCACTGCGCCGATGTGTCTACCGATCATGTCATCAGGCTTCATCCCGAACCACGTCTCGTAGGCATGATTGGCGAAGCGATAAATGTGCTGACGGTCCACATACGATATCAGCATCGGCACAGCATCGGTCACGCGGCGGAGTTTACCTTCGCTGTCCTTCATGCGCTTTTCCATCGCGACGCGGTCACTGTTGTCGACGACCGTGCACATCACGCCGCCGATTTTGCCATCAGCCTCATATACCGGCGTATAAAAGAGATCGAAGATAAATTCCTCAGGCCGCCCATCTCGGATGAGCGTCATGCTTTGATCGTGATAGGAACGAAGCTCCCCGCCAAGGCCGGCCTCAAGCATGTCGCGGTTCCAGTCCCAGATCTCAGGCCAGACTTCCGCGACGTTGCTGCCGAGAGCGCCTGGATGTTTATCGCCTGCGATCTTCGCGTAAGTGTCGTTATAGACCATCACATGGCCCGGTCCCCACATCAGCACTTTCGCGACCGGAGAGTTCACAATGTTGGCGATAGTCGTGCGGAGTTCGACAGACCAACCGCTCATCGGTCCAAGGGCAGTCGCAGACCAGTCTATCTCCCGAATGATTTTTCCGCAGACCCCGCCTCCGATCGGCCACGCTGATGCGACTGTTGCCGCCGGTCTCAGTCCATCGCGAAGCAATCGTAGCCCCGACTGGACAACCTCACTGGCGTTACTGTAGTCGCCGGACGACAAACATTCGGAGATGAACCCCTCGAGTTCGGGGGTCAACGTGAAATTGCGTGTGAGACGTTTGGCCATAATTGGCTCGTCTCATGGAATTTTGCATGTGTCAACGTGTGGCGCTCCACAAGGGATTCTTGCTCTCGATGACCCGGCTTTCCGCCAATATTTGGATCTCGATAATCGGAAACGACAGCATCGTTGCTGAGCGCCTTCAGCACAGCTCCAGTGATAGCGATTGCTTGCAGTTCGTTGCTAAGCTACGGCTAAGACCTGGTCGCCAGGGGCTGCAGGCACTGTCAGGGTTTCAAAGCTCGCTTTTGCCAGTACATAGCCCTGAATGAGCGATACGCCGAGATCTTTCAGCGTCGCCAGCTCATCGACCGTTTCGACCCCCTCGCACAGAGGGACAATTGCCAGACCCTCGAGCATATCGAGCGTGTGTTTTACAATTTTGCGTCTCACCGGATCGACATCGATCCCACGGATCAGATCCATATCCAGCTTCACGATGTCAGGCTGGAAATGGGTTAAAAGCCCAAGACCCGAATGACCCGCCCCGAAATCATCGATCGCGGTTTTAAATCCCATGTCTCTGTAGGTGCGAAGGATATGAAGGACGTGTTTGGTATCGAGTTGCTCGTTCTCGGTAAATTCGAAAATAATACGATCGAGAGGAAAGCCCGTCTTCATCGCGGTGGCCAGTGTAAGTCGAATACAAGCCCGCGGTTCATAAACGGCGTTCGGCATAAAATTAATTGAAAGCTTCACGTCATCAGCCGGATCGTAAAGGCCCGAAGCCAATTCGATCGCCTTGACCCGACATTGCTGGTCGAAAGCATAACGATTGCTATCCTTGATCTGGCTGAGAATCGAACCAGCCCCCTCGCCATTCGGACCCCGCACCAAGGCCTCGTGCGCAAAAACAGCGCCAGTCCTGATATTCACGATAGGCTGAAACGCCATCGAGAAAGGAACCTCGAAAGCAGCGCCATCGCGGCAGCCATCACAGTGCGTTGGCATATAGAGCCCTCCATCAGATGATAAGCCTTACCGGATCGCCGATTAAACTTTCGTTGCTCGGCAATACGATAAATCGCGGTCGTTGCTTAACACTCACCCTTTACATCGCTTCCAGGGACGCGACCTATGGTCCACCGATACACTTGAGGGACGACATGAGCGAAAATCCTGAGCCGCCGAAGATCAACAAGGGTAGCCTTCAAGAACTGATCGGAGGCCTCAGTGACGGCATCATCCTTTTAGAAGAGGGAGGCCGGATAGCATGGGCCAATGCAGCAGCCTTTGCCATGCATCGAGTGAGTAGCATTGAGGAACTCGGAGGCGACGCAGCAGGATATCGGCGAACGTTCACCCTGCGGTATCGTAACAATCATCTTCTGGAGGCAGGCCAATACCCGATAGAGCGGCTTCTCGCTGGCGAAACAATCGACGATGTGACAGTCGAGATATCGCCGGCAGCCGACCTTGACCTGGTCTGGGTACACACCGTTCGCACGATGTTCATCACCGACGCTGGCGACAAGCCTGACGCACTGGCCCTGATCGTCAAAGACGAGACCTCACGCTTTGAAGCGGAGGAGCGGTTCGAGCGATCGTTCAATGCCAATCCGGCCCCTGGCCTGATCTGCCGGCTCGACGATCAGCGCTTCATTCGTGTCAACGAGGGATTCCTGGAGATGACCGGCTTCACCAAGGACGATGTCATCGGCAGAACCGTCGAGGCGATCGGACTGTTTTCGAACTGCGAAACCGCCGATGATGCCCTTTCGAAACTCAACGATGGCCGGGTGATACGCCATCGCGAGGCCTTGGTGCCTCTGCCTGGCGGTGGCGACCGGCTTGTGATCGTCGCCGGTGAGCCGATTTCCGTGGTCGAAGAACCGTGCATGCTGTTTACCTTCGCCGATCTCGACGCCCGGAGAAAGGCCCAAAACGCACTTCGCCAGAGCGAAGAGCGGTTTTCAAAATCGTTCCGGCTGTCCCCTGCTCCGGCAGCGATTTCACGGCTCGACGACTTCGTATTTACAGAAGCAAACGACGCTTTTCTGCAGATTTCCGGATACCAGCTGACGGAAGTTGTCGGCCGGACTGCCGGCGAGCTTCACCTTTGGCAGGACATCGCCGCCAGACGCGCTTTGGAGCAGAAGCTGCGTGACAATATCTTCGTTCGGGAAGAACCGATGCGGTTGAAACAGAGAGACGGTGATCTTGCAGACTGTCTGGTTTCCGCCGAGCGCGTCGAAATCAATGACGAGCAGTGTGTTGTCTGGGCGCTTCAGGATGTGACAGAACGCCGGCGCAGCGAGGCGCAGCTCGTCGAGGCGATCGAAAGTGTCATGGCCGATACGTCATGGTTTAGCCGTTCGATCGTTGAGCGTCTTGCAACGCTCAAGCAAGGGTCGGCAGCCCCGACGACAGAATTGCTGGAGCTCAGCGAGCGAGAGCGACAAATTCTTGGCCTGATCTGCAACGGCCAGAGCGACGCCGAGATGGGAGAAACGCTCCATCTTTCGAAAAACACCATTCGAAACCACGTCGCTTCGCTCTATGCGAAGATCGGCGTCAACCGCCGAGCTGCTGCGGTGATTTGGGCGCGTGAGCGCGGCTTTACAGCACCCGATCAAAAACATCGGG harbors:
- a CDS encoding carboxymuconolactone decarboxylase family protein produces the protein MSRMNWSEVAPEGAKALFGVHHYVTAKTNLPAELIHLVFLRVSQINGCAHCIDMHSRDLRKTMSIDKITLVAVWDEVPHLFSDKERAALAWAEEVTNVSQTHASDEAYAAAAAAFDPKDLVDLTIAIAAMNAFNRLGAPFRLPVAAKA
- a CDS encoding SDR family NAD(P)-dependent oxidoreductase is translated as MTSSIPFGFSSTAADVLEGVELAGRNVIVTGGAAGIGMETSRALAAAGAAVTIAARRPDEAERAVAEMRQAMPAARLSVRRLDLSDLSSVQEFAESWDEPLHVLINNAGVMAIPELQRSAEGREMQFATNYLGHFALTLGLRKHLASANGARVVSVASTGNLFAPVFWDDPDFRFIPYDPLLAYGQSKTACILMSVGIRQAWACDGITSNALNPGAIATGLQKHTGGLRTPEHLRKTIEQGASTTVLLAASPLVEGISGKYFDDCQEAPVVDERGALPFKGVARYAVDAQNAFRLWEMATRMVSSPL
- a CDS encoding LysR family transcriptional regulator; the protein is MAEVTRNDEIIRTVGSLPPGELAAFLAVSEHGGFRAASRRLGQTPSALSHAVAGLERRLKVKLFHRSTRNVSLTEPGRRLAQRLMPALSEIGLAVEELHEQSTSLSGLIRINCDANAAEQVLMPLLTRFMKLQPTMRFEIRSEGRLVDIAEGGYDCGVRAAELVPDEMVAVAIGPDQQHIVVASPAYLGGAPAIKIPSDLSLHQCVQLRMANGSIYRWEFQRRGEDVVVTTPGNLVVDQSRLLLAAALDGIGLAYVTRWMAADALANGKLQQVLDDWTPPYPGLCLYYPRHRHLGSGMRAFLNFLKAEGSLRAAP
- a CDS encoding PAS domain-containing protein, whose amino-acid sequence is MAKRLTRNFTLTPELEGFISECLSSGDYSNASEVVQSGLRLLRDGLRPAATVASAWPIGGGVCGKIIREIDWSATALGPMSGWSVELRTTIANIVNSPVAKVLMWGPGHVMVYNDTYAKIAGDKHPGALGSNVAEVWPEIWDWNRDMLEAGLGGELRSYHDQSMTLIRDGRPEEFIFDLFYTPVYEADGKIGGVMCTVVDNSDRVAMEKRMKDSEGKLRRVTDAVPMLISYVDRQHIYRFANHAYETWFGMKPDDMIGRHIGAVIGQGPYENRRPDIDRALAGEVVTGEADMPVNGGAPRRLEIRYVPHVEADGSVPGVYILGIDIEDRAVREAELEMSNSRFRTAMNAVHGVLWTNSADGRMVGEQPGWAALTGQTFAQYQGFGWAQAVHPDDMDASVATWNAAVEAKSMYVHEHRVRRHDGAWRQFAIRALPIISSNGDIVEWVGVHTDITHQRAAEATLRDQADVLARQVRHRERAEEQLKQLNENLEARVISEVAERRQAEVKLAQAQKMETVGKLTGGVAHDFNNLLQVVSGNLQLLSKEVTGNQRAESKIANAMAGVSRGSKLASQLLAFGRRQALEPKVVNISRFVRDMDDMIRRAIGEAIEVETVVGGGLWNTFIDPTQIENALLNLAINARDAMEGRGKLTIELSNAHLDDAYARSHDEVTPGQYVMMAVTDTGSGMPPEIIEKVFEPFFSTKAEGKGSGLGLSMVYGFVKQSGGHVKIYSEVGHGTTIKLYLPRAMEAEDVEVAVDNGPIVGGTETVLVVEDDAQVRETVIAMLTDLGYRTLKAVDASSALTVIDSGIPIDILFTDVVMPGTLKSPELARKAKERLPNIAVLFTSGYTENSIVHGGKLDAGVELLSKPYTREALARKFRHVLANQAQRKDQKSTGLPPEPLPQLDTPVTSAKSAAAVTAEHVARITVLLVEDDALIRINTAEMLQDAGLIVVEAGSAEEAEAALQTMKVDILMTDLNLPGASGLELAAEARALNPSTTIVFATGDPTAVRGETGAIVLAKPYDAAKLAEALATTGAYRFAEGNPARSGAVEEDKV
- a CDS encoding EAL domain-containing protein, whose translation is MPTHCDGCRDGAAFEVPFSMAFQPIVNIRTGAVFAHEALVRGPNGEGAGSILSQIKDSNRYAFDQQCRVKAIELASGLYDPADDVKLSINFMPNAVYEPRACIRLTLATAMKTGFPLDRIIFEFTENEQLDTKHVLHILRTYRDMGFKTAIDDFGAGHSGLGLLTHFQPDIVKLDMDLIRGIDVDPVRRKIVKHTLDMLEGLAIVPLCEGVETVDELATLKDLGVSLIQGYVLAKASFETLTVPAAPGDQVLAVA
- a CDS encoding helix-turn-helix transcriptional regulator, with product MSENPEPPKINKGSLQELIGGLSDGIILLEEGGRIAWANAAAFAMHRVSSIEELGGDAAGYRRTFTLRYRNNHLLEAGQYPIERLLAGETIDDVTVEISPAADLDLVWVHTVRTMFITDAGDKPDALALIVKDETSRFEAEERFERSFNANPAPGLICRLDDQRFIRVNEGFLEMTGFTKDDVIGRTVEAIGLFSNCETADDALSKLNDGRVIRHREALVPLPGGGDRLVIVAGEPISVVEEPCMLFTFADLDARRKAQNALRQSEERFSKSFRLSPAPAAISRLDDFVFTEANDAFLQISGYQLTEVVGRTAGELHLWQDIAARRALEQKLRDNIFVREEPMRLKQRDGDLADCLVSAERVEINDEQCVVWALQDVTERRRSEAQLVEAIESVMADTSWFSRSIVERLATLKQGSAAPTTELLELSERERQILGLICNGQSDAEMGETLHLSKNTIRNHVASLYAKIGVNRRAAAVIWARERGFTAPDQKHRVQPGRKPRKK